One Roseimaritima multifibrata DNA window includes the following coding sequences:
- a CDS encoding ATP-grasp domain-containing protein, giving the protein MKPVAFLTMENPEGFVTYDEQTLIPMAANGWQVEMVPWKSAYVDWSRFAAVVIRSPWDYQHSHEQFLDVLAQIDASGTRLLNDLATVRWNLRKNYLRELEAAGIDIVPTLWPSRLDTRQLDQAFDDLKTDQIVVKPTLGAGAINTFRIDRDRTTPEAIANATAAVDAFANCPCMVQPFLDSILDPGEYSLIYFDKKFSHAILKRPKAGDYRSQEEYGSQISAVPATDEMTKVAEQILSQIEARLLFARVDLVRLANGRFALIELELIEPSLYFPYGDRSTSHFAYAFNQIVKNQ; this is encoded by the coding sequence ATGAAGCCGGTCGCCTTTCTGACCATGGAGAATCCGGAAGGATTTGTCACCTACGACGAGCAGACGCTTATCCCCATGGCAGCGAACGGCTGGCAGGTGGAAATGGTCCCCTGGAAATCAGCCTACGTCGACTGGTCGCGATTTGCAGCCGTCGTGATCCGCTCCCCTTGGGATTACCAGCACAGTCACGAGCAATTCCTCGATGTACTTGCCCAGATCGACGCCAGCGGCACACGATTACTAAATGACCTGGCAACCGTCCGCTGGAACCTTCGCAAAAACTACCTCCGCGAACTGGAAGCGGCCGGGATCGACATCGTCCCGACCCTGTGGCCTTCGCGCCTGGATACCCGTCAACTGGACCAGGCTTTCGACGATTTAAAAACCGATCAAATCGTCGTGAAGCCGACCCTAGGGGCCGGAGCCATCAACACGTTCCGGATCGATCGTGACCGAACGACGCCGGAAGCAATCGCCAATGCCACGGCTGCTGTCGATGCGTTTGCAAATTGCCCCTGCATGGTCCAGCCATTCTTGGACAGCATTCTTGATCCAGGCGAGTATTCGCTGATCTACTTCGACAAAAAATTCAGCCACGCCATCCTGAAACGCCCGAAAGCGGGTGACTACCGATCCCAAGAAGAATATGGCAGCCAAATTTCCGCCGTCCCGGCGACCGACGAAATGACCAAGGTTGCTGAACAGATCCTCTCGCAAATCGAAGCGAGACTACTGTTCGCCCGCGTCGATCTGGTTCGCTTGGCCAATGGCCGGTTCGCATTAATCGAACTGGAATTGATCGAACCCTCGCTCTACTTTCCGTACGGCGACAGATCCACGAGTCATTTCGCTTACGCTTTTAACCAAATTGTCAAAAATCAATAG
- the tig gene encoding trigger factor, with the protein MSTTDLSDGIDSAAPAATLQLDIKVESPQACLRHVVVTIPRAEVERYLQKEYDELVPEAQVPGFRAGRAPRKLVEKQFKERVIDRVKGSLLMDSLSKITDDAPFSAISEPDFDYDSIDLPDDGDFRFEFKVEVRPEFKTPEIKDLELTRSVEEITEDEVSESLDSLLRRYGSSEPTDEAAILGDKLLITAKFKKDGQVVTEMEEETVDLVDVLTFSDARCDGFGELMTGVKEGESRTGKVTIGQGVDDEEMRGQEFDVEFHVVEVTRYTKPEMTPSFLLDLGDFESVDELRDFVRDSLTRQAEYRQQQDLRQQVTQTLTADAAFELPPDLVRRQTRRELERKVLEFRRSGFSEDQIRNFVNALRQNAQASTESALREHFILEQIAEEQKVDADESDYDDEIELIAEQSDMPPRRVRARLEKSGQMDALRNQIVERKVVEMITEQAKITEKPAEKETEKKANEFAVYHNVLRFKDSEAIPEAKYDNNPNEEKDSKDKDKS; encoded by the coding sequence ATGTCGACTACGGACCTTTCAGACGGAATCGATTCTGCCGCCCCAGCTGCGACTCTTCAGTTGGATATTAAGGTGGAAAGCCCACAGGCCTGTTTGCGGCACGTGGTCGTGACCATTCCGCGGGCAGAAGTCGAACGCTATTTGCAGAAGGAGTACGACGAACTGGTGCCTGAGGCTCAGGTCCCGGGTTTTCGTGCCGGTCGCGCTCCCCGTAAGTTGGTCGAAAAGCAGTTCAAAGAACGGGTTATCGATCGTGTGAAGGGCTCGCTCCTGATGGACAGCCTTAGCAAGATCACTGACGACGCTCCCTTTTCGGCGATCAGCGAGCCTGATTTCGATTACGATTCGATCGATTTGCCAGACGATGGCGATTTCCGTTTCGAATTCAAAGTCGAAGTTCGCCCTGAGTTCAAGACTCCAGAAATCAAAGATCTGGAACTGACTCGTTCGGTTGAAGAAATCACCGAAGATGAAGTTTCGGAATCGCTAGACAGCCTGCTGCGTCGTTATGGTTCCAGCGAACCGACCGATGAAGCGGCCATTCTCGGCGACAAACTGTTGATCACTGCCAAGTTCAAGAAAGATGGGCAGGTCGTTACTGAAATGGAAGAAGAGACTGTCGATCTGGTCGACGTGTTGACCTTCTCCGATGCTCGGTGCGATGGTTTTGGCGAACTGATGACCGGAGTCAAAGAGGGCGAAAGCCGCACTGGCAAGGTCACGATCGGCCAAGGCGTCGACGACGAAGAGATGCGTGGTCAAGAGTTCGACGTGGAATTCCATGTTGTCGAAGTGACCCGCTATACCAAACCTGAAATGACTCCTTCGTTCTTGCTCGATCTGGGCGATTTCGAATCGGTTGATGAACTGCGTGATTTTGTCCGCGATTCGTTGACTCGTCAGGCAGAATACCGTCAGCAACAAGATCTTCGTCAGCAGGTTACGCAAACCTTGACTGCCGATGCCGCCTTTGAACTGCCACCCGATTTGGTTCGGCGTCAGACTCGCCGTGAACTGGAACGGAAGGTTTTGGAATTCCGCCGTAGCGGTTTCAGCGAAGATCAGATCCGTAATTTTGTCAACGCACTGCGTCAGAATGCTCAAGCAAGTACCGAATCGGCACTTCGGGAACACTTCATTCTTGAGCAGATCGCTGAAGAGCAGAAAGTGGACGCCGACGAATCCGATTACGATGACGAAATCGAACTGATCGCGGAACAGAGCGATATGCCTCCTCGTCGCGTCCGTGCTCGTTTGGAAAAATCTGGCCAAATGGATGCCCTGCGGAATCAAATCGTCGAACGTAAAGTCGTCGAAATGATCACCGAGCAGGCCAAGATCACTGAAAAGCCAGCCGAAAAAGAAACCGAGAAGAAGGCAAACGAGTTCGCTGTCTATCACAACGTTCTGCGTTTCAAGGATTCCGAAGCGATTCCTGAAGCCAAGTACGACAACAATCCAAATGAAGAAAAGGATTCCAAGGACAAAGATAAGTCCTAG